One Belonocnema kinseyi isolate 2016_QV_RU_SX_M_011 chromosome 6, B_treatae_v1, whole genome shotgun sequence genomic region harbors:
- the LOC117175606 gene encoding activity-regulated cytoskeleton-associated protein-like — protein sequence MDDEDPEEFLNQCEYYFTEAAIQQNVWSRMVNKSLNEKAAKWYEAYRNLSLPWSKFRMLLTQDFAGAAALNKLHTKLYATKQEEKEAVHVFLQRKYLVAQRLLPQATGSQIVTLLLEALKPSIKKVLRAAVIGSFEDLVERAVQAESGEAEENP from the coding sequence ATGGATGACGAGGATCCGGAGGAATTCCTCAATCAATGTGAATATTATTTCACCGAAGCAGCGATTCAACAAAACGTTTGGTCGAGAATGGTGAATAAATCACTCAACGAAAAAGCCGCAAAGTGGTACGAAGCGTACCGGAATTTGTCCCTGCCGTGGTCAAAATTCCGGATGTTACTCACTCAAGATTTCGCCGGAGCTGCAGCTTTGAATAAGCTACATACCAAGCTGTATGCGACGAAGCAGGAGGAAAAGGAGGCCGTGCACGTGTTCCTCCAGCGGAAATATCTCGTCGCACAGCGATTGTTACCCCAAGCCACGGGATCACAAATAGTGACTCTGTTATTGGAGGCTCTTAAACCCTCCATTAAAAAGGTACTGCGAGCCGCGGTAATAGGTTCTTTCGAGGACTTAGTTGAAAGAGCGGTACAGGCCGAAAGTGGCGAAGCAGAGGAGAATCCTTGA